A genomic window from Vigna radiata var. radiata cultivar VC1973A chromosome 2, Vradiata_ver6, whole genome shotgun sequence includes:
- the LOC106755783 gene encoding uncharacterized protein LOC106755783, producing MLSEGGNNHSSKMSFRITKDDKFLSRLMTKEATTPNSSSRIFYYRETSVAVPFTWEAQPGTPKHPLSDISLPPLTPPPSYFSNLHSLKGRNSKPNNMFSTILPRLLGQRKSHHESPPTSSRSPSSSSSSSSSSPSFSHPLKHKSSNGFRWCYPFGNVNVSHGAD from the coding sequence ATGTTGAGTGAGGGTGGCAACAATCACTCGTCCAAAATGTCCTTCAGAATAACAAAGGATGATAAGTTCTTGTCAAGGCTAATGACCAAGGAAGCCACCACCCCAAACTCCTCTTCAAGGATCTTCTATTACAGAGAAACTTCAGTCGCTGTTCCTTTCACCTGGGAGGCACAACCTGGTACTCCCAAACACCCATTGTCTGACATATCTTTACCACCTCTTACACCCCCACCTTCCTATTTTTCAAACTTACACAGTCTCAAGGGAAGAAACTCCAAGCCCAACAACATGTTCTCAACCATTCTGCCAAGGCTTTTAGGGCAAAGAAAGTCTCATCATGAGTCGCCACCAACATCTTCTAGGTCaccttcctcttcttcatcttcatcttcctcatcGCCCTCGTTCTCACACCCTTTGAAACACAAATCTTCCAATGGATTTAGATGGTGCTATCCTTTTGGGAACGTAAATGTAAGCCATGGTGCGGACTAG